A single Streptomyces mirabilis DNA region contains:
- a CDS encoding GNAT family N-acetyltransferase, with the protein MPPTDASTDAGTAPVTDLGADPGPGPGTDNEDTLDLRLPDELLALLGSEVESAGGDDLLDRIGGWGPIATPVGAFHLVPVRVERDLPLVSRWMNDPAVAEFWELAGPESVAEEHLCRQLDGDGRSVPCLGVLDGTPMSYWEIYRADLDLVARHYPARPHDTGLHLLVGGVANRGRGLGSALLRAVADLVLDKRPACARVVAEPDLRNTPSVSAFLSAGFRFSAEVDLPGKRAALMVRDRSLRDLL; encoded by the coding sequence GTGCCTCCCACCGATGCGAGCACCGACGCCGGTACCGCCCCCGTCACCGACCTCGGCGCCGACCCGGGCCCCGGGCCGGGCACGGACAACGAGGACACCCTCGACCTCCGCCTGCCCGACGAGCTGCTCGCGCTCCTCGGCTCCGAGGTCGAGTCGGCCGGGGGAGACGACCTGCTCGACCGCATCGGTGGCTGGGGCCCGATCGCCACTCCCGTGGGCGCCTTCCACCTGGTCCCCGTCCGCGTGGAGCGTGATCTCCCGCTCGTCTCCCGCTGGATGAACGACCCCGCCGTCGCGGAGTTCTGGGAGCTGGCAGGACCCGAGTCGGTCGCCGAAGAACATCTGTGCCGCCAGCTCGACGGCGACGGCCGCAGTGTGCCCTGCCTCGGCGTGCTGGACGGCACCCCGATGAGCTACTGGGAGATCTACCGCGCGGACCTCGACCTCGTGGCCCGCCACTATCCCGCCCGCCCGCACGACACCGGCCTTCACCTCCTCGTCGGCGGTGTCGCCAACCGAGGACGAGGCCTCGGATCCGCCCTGCTCCGAGCCGTCGCCGACCTCGTACTGGACAAGCGTCCGGCCTGCGCCCGCGTCGTCGCGGAACCCGACCTCCGCAACACTCCCTCCGTCTCCGCCTTCCTGAGCGCGGGCTTCCGGTTCTCCGCCGAGGTCGATCTGCCCGGCAAACGGGCAGCCCTCATGGTCCGGGACCGGAGTCTGCGCGATCTGTTGTAG
- a CDS encoding diaminobutyrate--2-oxoglutarate transaminase family protein, giving the protein MPGAAERARETVPGVSEGARAAHEGILRRQSARESAARTYARALPIVPVRARGLTIEGADGRRYLDCLSGAGTLALGHNHPVVLEAIRKVLDSGAPLHVLDLATPVKDAFTTELFRTLPPEFAARARVQFCGPAGTDAVEAAFKLVRAATGRTGMLAFTGAYHGMTAGALEASGGATEVRVARLPYPQDYRCPFGIGGERGAELAARWTESLLDDTKSGVPHPAGMILEPVQGEGGVIPAPDDWMRRMREITAARSIPLIADEVQTGVGRTGAFWAVEHSGITPDVMVLSKAIGGSLPLAVVVYRDDLDVWQPGAHAGTFRGNQLAMAAGTATLAYVRENGLAERAATLGSRMLTQLRRLAEEFPCIGDVRGRGLMIGVELVDPETPPGTTTDGPRAAAPELAAAVQRECLRRGLIVELGGRRASVVRLLPPLTISDEQATAVLDRLADAVATVARAGLDGPAGHGRGSVSGEHAG; this is encoded by the coding sequence GTGCCCGGGGCGGCCGAGAGGGCGCGAGAGACGGTGCCCGGAGTGTCCGAGGGGGCGCGCGCGGCGCACGAGGGGATTCTGCGGCGCCAGTCGGCGCGCGAGTCGGCGGCCCGCACCTACGCGCGCGCCCTGCCGATCGTCCCCGTGCGGGCGCGGGGGTTGACCATCGAGGGCGCGGACGGGCGCCGTTACCTCGACTGCCTCTCCGGCGCGGGCACACTGGCCCTGGGACACAACCACCCGGTGGTGCTGGAAGCGATCAGGAAAGTCCTCGACTCCGGGGCGCCACTGCACGTCCTCGACCTGGCCACACCCGTCAAGGACGCCTTCACCACCGAGCTGTTCCGCACGCTGCCCCCGGAGTTCGCCGCCCGCGCGCGGGTGCAGTTCTGCGGACCCGCCGGGACGGACGCCGTCGAGGCCGCGTTCAAACTGGTGCGCGCGGCGACCGGACGCACCGGGATGCTCGCGTTCACCGGTGCCTATCACGGGATGACCGCGGGGGCGCTCGAAGCATCCGGGGGCGCGACCGAGGTACGGGTCGCGCGCCTGCCCTACCCCCAGGACTACCGCTGCCCGTTCGGCATCGGCGGTGAGCGCGGTGCCGAACTCGCCGCGCGCTGGACCGAGTCCCTGCTCGACGACACCAAGTCCGGCGTGCCGCACCCCGCCGGGATGATCCTCGAACCCGTCCAGGGCGAGGGCGGGGTGATTCCCGCGCCCGACGACTGGATGCGCCGGATGCGCGAGATCACCGCGGCGCGCTCCATTCCCCTGATCGCGGACGAGGTCCAGACCGGCGTCGGGCGCACCGGCGCCTTCTGGGCCGTGGAACACAGCGGGATCACCCCGGACGTGATGGTCCTGTCCAAGGCCATCGGCGGCAGTCTGCCGCTGGCCGTCGTCGTCTACCGCGACGACCTCGACGTCTGGCAACCGGGCGCCCACGCCGGCACGTTCCGCGGCAACCAGCTGGCCATGGCCGCGGGCACGGCGACCCTCGCGTACGTCCGCGAGAACGGACTGGCCGAGCGCGCGGCGACCCTGGGCTCCCGCATGCTCACTCAACTCCGCCGACTCGCCGAGGAGTTTCCCTGCATCGGTGACGTACGGGGCCGCGGGCTGATGATCGGCGTCGAGCTGGTGGATCCCGAGACACCCCCGGGCACCACCACCGACGGCCCCCGGGCCGCCGCCCCCGAACTCGCCGCCGCCGTACAGCGCGAGTGCCTGCGCCGCGGTCTGATCGTGGAGCTGGGCGGGCGTCGCGCCAGCGTGGTGCGACTCCTCCCGCCCTTGACGATCAGCGACGAACAGGCGACCGCGGTGCTCGACCGACTGGCGGACGCGGTGGCGACGGTGGCGCGAGCGGGACTGGACGGGCCGGCCGGGCACGGCCGGGGTTCCGTGTCCGGTGAGCACGCCGGATAG
- a CDS encoding flavin reductase family protein, which yields MDTPVGHGSRIASRPSQTDIDEREFRRTLGQFCTGVAVITTVDGEPVGFTCQSLTSLSLDPPLVTFAVANGSRSLPRLLRTGVFSANVLCADQEPLGRRFGAPHPDRFAGVDWLPAPVTGTPQLAGALAWVEALVSDAVPAGDHTIVIGRVVGVRRGGGDPLLYFGGEFRVGGVGSTQ from the coding sequence ATGGACACTCCGGTCGGGCACGGCTCCCGCATCGCTTCGCGGCCTTCGCAGACCGACATCGACGAGAGGGAGTTCCGGCGGACGCTGGGTCAGTTCTGCACCGGCGTCGCGGTCATCACCACGGTGGACGGCGAACCGGTGGGCTTCACCTGTCAGTCGCTCACCTCGCTGTCCCTCGATCCTCCGCTGGTCACGTTCGCCGTGGCCAACGGGTCCCGCAGTCTGCCCCGGCTGCTGCGCACCGGTGTGTTCAGCGCGAACGTCCTGTGCGCGGATCAGGAGCCCCTCGGCAGGCGGTTCGGCGCGCCGCACCCGGACAGGTTCGCCGGCGTGGACTGGCTGCCCGCTCCCGTCACGGGGACCCCGCAGCTGGCCGGCGCGCTCGCGTGGGTGGAGGCGCTCGTGTCGGACGCGGTGCCGGCGGGCGATCACACCATCGTGATCGGCCGCGTGGTCGGTGTCCGGCGCGGCGGTGGCGATCCGCTGCTCTACTTCGGCGGCGAGTTCCGTGTCGGCGGGGTCGGCTCGACGCAGTGA
- a CDS encoding IucA/IucC family protein, whose product MNATPAPDGRPDTYERAACGTQTPPVSGADSVPRQKGGARETERLRGATADLLEHPAAHTAAQAAAVENLLRCWVRENNLPAPTDGTLRIPLPASGTSLLTPVHHWSPTGWHRFGLPHLADAPEGAPSADAVTVAALLARQAATGDGTTSTAEATSTPVSESGPAGDGADLVGRVADSVRRTVVFINDRRQRPADTPDFFLAAEQALVLGHPWHPTPKSREGLSEAEVRLYSPELRGSFPLHWMAVAPSVLAADSAWTERGRPVPAQQLTARLAGSGLPLPDGYAALPLHPWQLADVRHRPETAALLDAGLLRDLGPHGSAWHPTSSVRTLYRSGAPAMLKLSLGLRITNSRRENLRKELHRGVEVHRLLRSGLSKQWQSAHPGFDIVRDPAWLAVDAPDGTPLTGLDVMIRHNPFGPTDDAVCVAGLVSPRPHARPGARGGSEDRPVMRSRLAEIVTRLAGRTSRPRGAVAAEWFLRYLEYVVRPVLWLDSEAGIALEAHQQNTLLLLDPEGWPTGGRYRDNQGFYFRASRRAELDARLPGIGERSDTFVSDEVTDERFAYYLAINNVLGLIGAFGSQHLADEHLLLAAFRRFLTDVACGPARLRTPLPAHLLDSPVLRCKANLLTRLHGLDELVGPVDTQSVYVTLANPLHC is encoded by the coding sequence TTGAACGCCACCCCCGCCCCCGACGGCCGTCCCGACACCTACGAGCGAGCGGCCTGTGGCACGCAGACCCCGCCGGTTTCGGGGGCAGACTCGGTCCCCCGGCAGAAGGGAGGGGCCCGGGAGACCGAGCGGCTGCGCGGCGCCACCGCCGATCTGCTGGAGCACCCCGCCGCCCACACCGCGGCCCAGGCGGCGGCGGTCGAGAACCTGCTGCGCTGCTGGGTACGGGAGAACAACCTGCCCGCCCCCACCGACGGCACCCTCCGTATCCCCCTCCCGGCCAGCGGCACGTCCCTCCTGACGCCGGTCCACCACTGGTCCCCGACCGGCTGGCACCGCTTCGGCCTCCCGCACCTCGCCGACGCTCCCGAGGGGGCACCGTCGGCCGACGCCGTCACCGTGGCGGCGCTGCTCGCGCGCCAGGCGGCGACGGGCGACGGGACGACGAGCACGGCCGAGGCGACGTCGACGCCCGTTTCCGAATCCGGCCCCGCCGGGGACGGCGCCGACCTGGTCGGCCGTGTCGCCGACTCGGTGCGGCGGACCGTCGTGTTCATCAACGACCGCAGGCAACGGCCCGCCGACACCCCCGACTTCTTCCTCGCCGCCGAACAAGCACTGGTGCTGGGGCACCCGTGGCACCCCACCCCGAAGAGTCGGGAAGGGCTCTCCGAGGCCGAAGTTCGTTTGTACTCGCCCGAGTTGCGCGGCTCCTTCCCCCTGCACTGGATGGCGGTCGCCCCCTCGGTCCTGGCCGCCGACTCGGCATGGACGGAGCGCGGCCGGCCCGTCCCCGCGCAACAGCTCACCGCGCGGTTGGCCGGATCCGGGCTGCCCCTGCCCGACGGGTACGCCGCCCTGCCGCTGCACCCCTGGCAGCTGGCCGACGTCCGGCACCGACCCGAGACCGCGGCCCTGCTCGACGCCGGACTGCTCCGGGACCTCGGCCCGCACGGCTCCGCCTGGCACCCGACCTCCTCCGTCCGCACCCTCTACCGCTCCGGCGCCCCCGCCATGCTCAAGCTGTCGCTGGGTCTGCGCATCACCAACTCCCGCCGTGAGAACCTCCGCAAGGAGCTCCACCGCGGCGTGGAGGTCCACCGTCTGCTGCGCAGCGGCCTGTCCAAGCAGTGGCAGTCCGCCCACCCGGGCTTCGACATCGTCCGCGACCCGGCCTGGCTCGCCGTCGACGCCCCGGACGGCACCCCCCTGACCGGGCTCGACGTGATGATCCGCCACAACCCGTTCGGGCCGACCGACGACGCCGTCTGTGTCGCGGGGCTCGTCTCTCCCCGGCCCCACGCCCGACCCGGCGCACGCGGCGGATCCGAGGACCGGCCCGTGATGCGGTCCCGGCTCGCCGAGATCGTCACCCGCCTCGCCGGACGCACCAGCAGGCCCCGTGGCGCCGTCGCCGCCGAGTGGTTCCTGCGCTACCTGGAGTACGTCGTACGCCCTGTGCTCTGGCTCGACAGCGAGGCGGGGATCGCGCTGGAAGCACACCAGCAGAACACCCTGCTCCTGCTGGACCCCGAAGGCTGGCCCACGGGCGGCCGCTACCGCGACAACCAGGGCTTCTACTTCCGAGCGTCCCGGCGCGCCGAACTGGACGCCCGGCTGCCCGGCATCGGCGAACGCAGCGACACCTTCGTCTCCGACGAGGTCACCGACGAACGCTTCGCCTACTACCTGGCGATCAACAACGTGCTCGGCCTCATCGGCGCGTTCGGCTCCCAGCACCTCGCCGACGAACACCTGCTGCTCGCCGCTTTCCGCCGCTTCCTCACCGATGTGGCCTGCGGCCCGGCCCGACTGCGTACGCCCCTGCCCGCCCACCTCCTCGACTCGCCCGTCCTGCGCTGCAAGGCCAACCTGCTGACCCGGCTGCACGGCCTCGACGAACTCGTCGGCCCGGTCGACACCCAGTCCGTCTACGTCACCCTCGCCAACCCCCTCCATTGCTGA